GTTTTGATTCTTCTCCGCGATTCTAGGGTTTTGCAGTTTCTATTTTAGGGTTTGATTCATGGCTTGGGATTAGTGTGCAAAGGTGAGATTATTAGACTTTTATCGTCGATTCTTAAGAAAAAGGcgttgtttttattattaatgaAGTGGTTTTCGCAAAACTGCTTCACTGTTGCTATTTTAGAGTTCCCCTTACATTGCTAGCGTCCTCTGTGTTGCAATAAGAGTAGGCTTTTACCTGAACTTGCTAGTTGTTtgaaaagtttatatttttttttttccttttgtaatTGCTTCCTTGTGGTGAAGAAATGacattacttttctttttagagTAGACGAAGTCACGAAGGGGGGGGATGATGCTAGGATCTGGTAACAGTTTGAGCAGGGGTACCGTAGGATCCTCTTCTGATACCCCTAATTTATCACAAGTCTTAACCTTGGAACCGATCAGATTAGGCAATCATCAAAGCTATCCTCTCTCAGGAGAGCTTAGGAGGGTTCTCGGCGTTCCTAGTAGGGCTTCATCAGAAGATTCTTCTTTTGGAATGTCCCATCCTAAACCTTCTCCTCCTGTGGCAACAGAGGAGCTCAGGCATTTCAAAGAAAGTGTACAAGTTACTTCCAGAGAGGCCGGGTATGTGTGTTTAGGCTGTTTACTAAAACGACAACTTCTTGGTTAATGATTATTCTTTATTGGGGATATCTACTTATCTTGTAGGGATCTAGTGAAGAAGCTAAGTGAATCCATATTTAAGCTGGACAAATATGCGGAGACGTTCAGTTCAAAGAAACGGCGGCGGAATGATATATCCCCTGGTGAAAGGATGGACGCAGCTAACTTGGATAAGATCAGAAACCAGGTTCCGAGAACACAAGACAGTATGGCTCAGAGATCTGAGGAGAGAAAAAAGATGCTCGGATTGAACAAGCGTGTTCGTACCCCAGTTGGAGATGTGCGGGTTTGTATCTAAATCCCAGTTTAATATGTCTATGATGTTTATAAATGGTTAGAAGATTGTTTACTCCATGCTAGGCGGCTTTTGAAGACGTACATTTGATTATTTTGCTTGATTGTTGTTTAATGGCTTCGCATGTTACTACTTTCAGGGGGATGGTAGGGTTTCTACTCTTGCGCGGCAGCAGGTTATAGAAAGGGGCTCTGATTCACCTCCAAGTATTCCTGGGGAAACAGTGCGAATAGAGGAGAAGATACGCAGGTTGCCTGTTGGTGGTGAAGGGTGGGAGACAAAAATGAAAAGGAAGCGGTCAGTTGCAACTCTAGGCAATAGAGTTATGAATAATTCTGATCAACGTGTCATGCAGCCAAAGCCGACAGTTGACTCTAAGTTGCGTTCTTGTGACACCCAAAATTTCAGGTAACTAGGCATAAAACACTGAAAACCGTTTTGAGGATTCTCTGGTCCAAGGACCTTAACTGGACCTGAAAGATCCAATCGTTTTATGATATTCTACATGTTTATATTGTCAATGAGTTTCGTAAGTTATTGCCAGAGATTATCAATATTAGGTTACTCACTTAAACAGGATTTCACTTTAGCAAAATGACTTCATTATGTTGGATACCGGAGAATTTTGTTGCAAGATACTGTTATATGTATAGTTTTCCGGATTGATCCCTCTTGCATATCTTTCATTCACAAAGAAATCACAACGTGGCTCATCTGTTGCAGATTGAAATCTTCCACCGGTGTGAGTGGAATTAACAGGCTTGAGTCTTCATTTGAGCCAGAGAGTCCATGTATGGGTGGAGTATCCAGGAATGAGTTGGAGACTGTTTCCATAGCAAGGGACCGGTCAGTACTTGCTGAGCAGAGGCTTATGGACAAGGGAAACAATAAGTGAGAAGATACCTCacgttttaatttgtttatatattttgcgTTAATTTACTGATAAAATGCACTATTTTGCCTATCCAGGAGAAACTTACAGAATGATAGCCCCACAAACAGCTCTACTGCAATATTGAAAGGAAATGTTTCTAGGGCTCCAAGAACAGCAGTCGTTATGGGTATTGATTCTTCAATCAAAGTCGAGCCTCCATCTGGAGTATCACAAGGTGAGAGGCAATCTAAGTGCTGTCTAAATATACTATTGTTATGTTTATGAGAAACAATCTAAATCTTCAATTGCCAGCAGGTTCATCTGCGCATGCAATGGCTCAATGGGTTGGCCAGAGACCTAAAAATTCTCGAACGAGAAGAACAAATGTAGTTCCGCCTGTTATCAAGCATGCTGAAAGCAAGCTCTCTGCTCAAGGTTTTGCTGCATCTGATTTTAGTCCTAGAGCATCTCCTGGAACCACTGGCCCACTCTCAGTTGTTGATAGTAGCCCTTTAAGAATGAAAAGGGAGCTGAAGAATGCTTCATCGCCGTATGGTTTCTCTGAAAGCGAGGACTCAGGGGCTGGAGACAACAAAACAAGAGATCGTGCTCTTGCGAGTGGCGACTTGTTCCCAACTCCTAAAACAGGGTCACCGTTATTTCCTGtaaggaaaaataaaatgcaaacgAGTCATAAAGGAGGTGGTGCATGGAAGCAAGGGAAGAGTGAAAGTGTTTCGTCATTGACAACTCCTGGCTTTCATCCTGTGATGGTTAAGTCAGAGAATCTAACACTAGAGAAGCCTCTGCACAATGTCAAGATTGCTTCAGATAAGAATCGAAGGTGATTTATGCCTAATTcagttctttttcttttttttttcttataccTTCTAAgtattatatcatatataaagCTTAAAATACGAGAGACCAACATTCTACCTCTCTCTCTGAATAGCAAATGTGGGCGTCCACCAGCGAAAAAGGTTAAAGATCGTAAACCTTCTACGCGGCGTGTCTCAAATTCGATTTCCACTCCAGATATTACAGGTATTCATATCCTTTTGGCACTTCGAGGTCTAGTCGTTTACAATATTTACTGTTATCGTAGTGTATTATCAAATTAAATTCTGTGAAGTGCTACATATATCCTGAACAGGATTTACCCTGAATATTTTAGGTTTGTACAAAAGTAGGTATTTAATTTCTAAggtagtgtttttttttggcttttcaGGTGAATCTGATGATGATCGTGAAGATATTTTTGCAGCAGCTAATTCAGCACGGAAGGCAACGAGTACTCATCCTTCCACATGTCTTGTCTCTCAAATATTATTGCAATAAGTTTTCTTTTAACTCGAAATATCCTTTTTGTAGATCTTGCTTGTTCTGGTAAGTTTTGGAAAAAGATGGACCACATCTTTGCTGCCATCACGCAGATGACATGCAAAACATAAAAGATCAGGTAATAATTAAAATACcgtaatataatatatgtgactTCCTTCTAGGGTGCCAACTCAAACACTCGTTAACTTGtgatttcaaaaacaaaacagcTGAATTTTGCAGAAGAACTCGATGAATCTCTGTCAGAGGCAATCTTAGATGGCTATGCCATCATGGTAAGTTGCATTGTAAACTTATGCAGCAATGTCTAGTTTTATAGCCTTTTTACTTTATCTGAAAGTAGACTCCTATTTCAGGGTATCAAATTGCCGAAAGCACCACATCGCCCTGGTGAGGGAGTTTTTGACTATTCAGGTCCAGCGTCGTCATGTATATCTGATCTTTCATTTGAGAGATTGGACATGAGAAAGTTGAATGAGAGTACTCCGTTGTATAAGAGGGTACTTTCCGCCTTAATCGAGGAAGATGATGGAGAAGAAGTTGTACAATTCAACGGAGGGAAGAACCTGTCTCTTCATTATGCTAGTGATGATTCTCACTCTGGTTCATGTACCTATATCGACACCGAgttcagagagagagacagaatGGAATTTGAAGTAGAGTCGGATTTTCAGACCCCCAAGAGCTGTTTATTTGACAGATTTTCCAGTGAGAGGAGTGTTGTGTCTAATCCACTCAGAAATGGTAGCATGTCTATATCTGTCCATAGCAATGAACAGTGGACTGGGGATGATTATATTTCACATGCGGATGCTGCACTCGGCGGCGGTGAGACATATTTAAATAGCCTGGGTCAGTTCCAAGCTAGGGAAGTGAACGTTCCCAACTTCTCAGTATCTGATACACAGTATCAGCTTATGTCTTTGGATGAGCGACTTCTTCTGGAACTACAGAGCATTGGTGTGTTCCCTGAGGCCATGGTAGGTTTTTTCTCCAGTAAAAGAACATGAGCTAATGGAAAGAGAAAAAACGTGTTACTCTAGCATTTTAACTTATTTCCATTTTTGTTTATTCGCAGCCTGATCTGGCTGAAGAAACTATGAGCACAGATGTTATGGAGTTGAAGGAAGGCATTTATCAGCAGGTAAAGGCAAAACAAATAATTCATGCTTTGTATCGTTTATGTCACTAGGAagagtttttgtttgtttcccgttgaatatttatcatattctaTGTTCTGACTAATAATAGATccgaaacaagaagaaaaagctGGAGAAGCTAAATATTAGCATTCAGAAGGGGAAAGATGTTGAGAAAAGGTTGGGGCTGACTTCTTCAGATTTATTATTTTCCAGCTTACCCTGTTATTTTTGCTAAGGTTTCAGACTTACATGCAGGAAAACTGAGCAGCTTGCTATGGACCAGCTAGTGGAAACAGCTCACAAGAAAAGAATGGTAAATAAGCTAGTGAACACTTGCGTTTTATCATAATCAACTTGAATGAAACGTTGtcggatatatatatatatatatatatatatatatatgaatacgAGGTTACCTTATGGATGTAAACTCTAAAAACAGGCATCCCGTGGAAATAAAGCATTGAAAGTCCACAAGGTCACAAGACAAGTGGCACTGGCGTTCATCAAGCGGACACTTGCCAGGTGTCGCAAGTTCGAAGAAACTGGGCTTAGCTGTTTTGCTGATCCTGCGCTTCAAGACATAATGTTTTCATCTCCCAGCAACGATGCAAAATCATCAGAAAACGGCGGCTCTGGAACTGCCAGTAACACGCTCAATGAACCTTCTAATAACCAGACCGAGGCCAAGGGCTCAGGTACGCAAAATCTTAACTTTAGATGATGATTCGAGAGTCGATCTTTACAACAGTTTCTTCTGATATGGCATGGCAGTTACGCTTTAAGCCTTTTGTCGGATGATTTGAGCTAATTGGGTGTTTTTGTAGGTGCAGTGTCTAGTACAAAGAGGAGAGAAGCATTGGTAGACGACATTATTGGATGCGCTTCTTCCAAAGTGACAACGAGTATAGATAGCGCGGTTCTTAGTGGAGGAGGTTTTAGGAACAAGAACAAACCGAAACCCCAAGAAAAGAACAACAACAGCAAGAACAACGAAAACCAATCAAGatcgacaacaacaacaactcacCCAACAGGTCCTATAAGCAGAGGCACGTCGAACCGAGGAGGTGTCTCTGGAGATGGTGCAGCAGCAGTAGATGAGGAAGCTCCAATAGATTTCTCAAAGCTAGCGTTCCATGATCTAGAGGAAATGGATGAGCAGGCAGATATAGGAAACTGGTTCGAGGGTCTTCAGGATATTGATACAGCAGGGCTTGATGAAGTTCCTATGGATGATCTCTCTTTCATGTTTGGATAAAAGGAGGAACATACTCGACACAGAGAGATGAATTGAGCTGATGCATACCCTCATCATaagtaaaaaatttaatttcttaAGTTGTATATTTGTACTGAATAGTGATTATCTGCCGTCAAGGCGAGTACTAAACTATGATCTAGTATAAATGTATTTCCATTTTTCAAAAGAATAGTATTTCTTTGATTTATTAATAGTTCCAAACCCTTTGGAATAATATTTTTCTCGAAAAATAACATCTGAAACATTTTGATAGTTCAAACTTTCAGATAAAAAGGGCTAATACAGTTTGTTTAAAAAAGATCTCTTTAAAAAATGCTCAGAAGATTTCTGACTACAGTAATTGTATATTCATATGGgcctaaaatatgaaaatgggCTTTTAATTGGGTGAAGTAATATGGGCTAGGGTTTCGTTCTCCTCTCTTGCTTCTGTGTTCTGTGGTTCATATAAGTTACTCAAACCCCTTCTCATGCCGTTCTCTTAGCATCTCAGGAAGTAAGCCAAAATGAGGTTTGTGTCTGCTCAAAACTCGgttttcatttctttctttcttgtttcaTTCGTTAGAATCATCTTAGTATGTATGCTAGTAGTAGCTGCCACTGGAATCATAGATAGCTTAGGTGAAAAATTGAATCTTTATTACAAAGAAAAGTATTGACCTTTATATTGTGTGTGTGTCTGTGTGGAAGTCATCACTTTTCATTAGGACATAAAGTGTTTTAGGTTAttgaaagttttgatttttttttgttgttggaaTGATGGCAGTAAGCTCCAGAGTGAAGCCGTGAGAGAGGCGATATCCGCCATGATCACTCACTGCAAGGAGACAAAGCCTCGCAAGTTCACCGAGACCATCGAACTCCAGATTGGTCTTAAGAACTACGACCCTCAAAAGGACAAGCGTTTCAGCGGTTCCGTCAAGTTGCCTCACATCCCAAGGCCTAAGATGAAGATTTGCATGCTCGGTGATGCCCAGCACGTTGAAGAGGTTAGCCTTTCACTCTTTTTAAGCTAGTTGGTAGTGTGTAGATATAAAGTGTTAAACTTTTGAAGGGGTTTTGGTTGTTTTACATAGGCTGAGAAGATTGGATTAGAGTCTATGGATGTGGAAGCACTTAAGAAGctgaacaagaacaagaagctTGTTAAGAAGCTAGCAAAGAAGTTCCATGCTTTCCTTGCTTCTGAATCCGTTATCAAACAGATTCCTCGTCTTCTTGGTCCTGGTCTCAACAAGGCAGGCATGTTTAAGCTGTTAACTTAATAATCATTTGTTTTATCATATTGTTATTATGATTTGTAttcttgacttttttttttttgaataacaaacGAACAGGAAAGTTCCCAACTCTTGTTAGCCACCAAGAGTCTTTGGAAGCCAAAGTGAACGAGACAAAGGCAACAGTGAAGTTCCAGCTCAAGAAGGTTCTTTGCATGGGTGTCGCCGTTGGGAACCTTGACATGGAGGAGAAGCAGATCTTTCAGAATGTTCAGATGAGCGTCAACTTCCTCGTCTCACTATTGAAGAAGAACTGGCAAAACGTTAGtagaaaatcttttttttatttattttcctccACCATCCTCTGTACATTTTGCTTGTGTGTCTGACTCATAGAGTTTCTCCTTGTTTTGCAGGTGAGGTGTTTGTACTTGAAGAGCACAATGGGTCCACCTAACCGTGTGTTCTAAGATTATTATTATCTCAAAGTTTCTCTTAATGTATCATCAAAGGCTGAGATTAGATTTGATTTTCATTTCTGTCGTGagctttcttctttttggtttACTTCCAGAATCCTTACTTGGTAGGATCAAGATTTTCTTAAATGACAATTTTGTTTCTATTATTGCTATTTTTGTTagtgttttttttcatttaagttttcaaaatttaatatttcgTTATCATTATCGTTATATAATGTGTCAAATGATTTTATATCACGAAcaaaaaacttcataatttgtttttttttttcttctgtataTTATACTTAGATTCACGTAAACAATATAACATATGAATAGTTACGTCTTCGAGTTTATCAATCACATGGGATCCAAAACCTTCCCTGGAAAGTCAACGGTCTCCAGTTCCCTGATAATGTTTCGGACATTGTCTCCGGTTTGTTTGAGGGATGAGAGGAGTGAAGGAAAGTGGGTTTGACGTAGTTATAAAATTTGGAGTCGTATTTGTACTTCAACCAATTGAGAAACCAAGCTGTGTTTGTGAGCACAGATTTGCTTAGGACCTCCCAAGCGCTTTGCAAAACACTTCATGGTTCGTTTCTTGTCAGTGGTCGGAAGCATTGACCGGAAAGAACCCTTTAAATCCGCAATGGTGGTCAGTGGTCACATGTTTCTTCTCTCGGCTCACACTCCAGGAGAATGTTAATTCctttaaaagatattatataatatacaatattaattacaatttcttcctttttaataagaaaaagaccATTCAAGTGACTGATTAAATATAATTCAGGGGGTTTTTGTATACAACTCTTTTTATAGAAATAAAGGAAAACATCAAAATCATATGACTGTgtggtatactatatataacaCTAGTGGTTTTCTCGCGCTTCGCGCGGGGTGATGAACCTTATTTGATtgttaataatgttttttttttgttttggctgTGGATCGTATTTTTAATTAGAGAAATGTATGATGTTATTAGGTTAAAATGCTATGTTCTTTTGGGTGTTTGTAGGATCGTATGGAATTGTTTGCCGAGCTGATAGTAAGAGATATTTCCAAGGTTTTGGGTTATATCTTTCACTCGGTGAATGATTTATAGTTTGAAAGTTTAGTAGGGTGATATTATATGTGCGTTTTGGTTTacgaatttttttaaaagctttTAGAAATATTAGTTACTTGAAAGTCAAAGGTCTCTTGAAAAAATAAACCCTCCTAATAATTAACTTGATGGGACCAACGGATAGTAATCACTGATATAATTCGAAATTTCAAGCATAAAGTAGTATTAAGATAAActgattttctttattttgtttttgtttttgttttagcaTGTATATTTTGCAAGAAAACTCAAAAGTTGAAAAGCAATGGTTAAATACTAAACTTTAATTTGACAACGACACAAACATCCCGACTTTAGACAGTTCAAAACAATGAATAACTTTTAGTGTATCTTCGAGAAAACCCTTTGCCATTTTTTTCTCCAGCTCCCTTTGTATCTTAAGACAAAAAGGCCCACACAAGCATCCTCATCTTCTCATATTCAGCCTAAAGAGATTATTGTACCAGACGTGAAACCAACAAAGGTAATACTTTTGGTTTTCTAAATAAGAAATGCAAGGTGATGTTTTTTTTACCTCTTCATAGATCGATCAATTGGGACTATCTAGCCATCATGCGCAAGCTTTACTGAAATCCCTACCAAAACCAAATATTGCAACAATTAAATAAGAATTCCTCATCTTTTTATGTAGGGCTTCTTCAGATAGATGATGTAATTAAGTGTTTGTCATCTGTGTCCTTGAGGTGATCAAATTTGGGCGTCATTCCAACTAAAAAGCCCTTTTCGGTCTCAAGTCTTTTGATTGTCTATGTCTATAGAAAACATAAGTTACCTAGATATAaaccatttaaatatataaaaaaacacacCTCCAAAGTAAGCTAACCTGCAGGAAAGATAAGCGAGTGTCGTGGGATCCTCTCTGCAGTTAGGATAAAATAGAGAATGTGAAATCATCAGACTAAAGTAAACATAAGCAAATCAAACTTCGATGCACACGGATGATATGTATTACCTTATAAATTGTATCCAAGATAAGGAGATCCAATTGTGCACCAGCAGATTTTGATATAACTATATAATTCAACAGCAACAGAGTCTGAGTTATCTTGTTTGAGAACATCAgtaccacacacacacacactctaAGCACTTTGTTGCAATTACCATACTCAGTGCTTGAAGAAGAAGGTGACAGATCAGAGACATAAGCCACTATGGATTGTTTCTCCAAGAAACAAACAAAGACAGACATAGTATTCTCCATGCATCCTCTAAAACGTAAATAAGATTAGAGTCTCCAGATAGATCAAGTAGGGAGATATGATTATCTATTTCTACAGAGGCTTTGAGAAACTTACTTGAAGTGGCGTGAATGATAAGTTTGAAGCTACAAATGACTTCTCACAATCTTCTCTGATTACTCTCATATACAGCTGTATTTACTCTCCTAACATCTTGGCTTCCTTTAAGTTCTTCTAGACCAGATACATGAACTTCGCAGCAGGCTGTTTTCAGAAAAGAACATAATCATTACAgcttcaaaatctaaaaattcaaGCTGAATTTCCAAAGATTACGaagatattattattacatGTCCATAGAACGGTGGCTTACGAAGAT
This genomic stretch from Raphanus sativus cultivar WK10039 chromosome 3, ASM80110v3, whole genome shotgun sequence harbors:
- the LOC108845819 gene encoding 60S ribosomal protein L10a-3; translation: MSKLQSEAVREAISAMITHCKETKPRKFTETIELQIGLKNYDPQKDKRFSGSVKLPHIPRPKMKICMLGDAQHVEEAEKIGLESMDVEALKKLNKNKKLVKKLAKKFHAFLASESVIKQIPRLLGPGLNKAGKFPTLVSHQESLEAKVNETKATVKFQLKKVLCMGVAVGNLDMEEKQIFQNVQMSVNFLVSLLKKNWQNVRCLYLKSTMGPPNRVF
- the LOC108845807 gene encoding LOW QUALITY PROTEIN: uncharacterized protein LOC108845807 (The sequence of the model RefSeq protein was modified relative to this genomic sequence to represent the inferred CDS: inserted 1 base in 1 codon), with the protein product MMLGSGNSLSRGTVGSSSDTPNLSQVLTLEPIRLGNHQSYPLSGELRRVLGVPSRASSEDSSFGMSHPKPSPPVATEELRHFKESVQVTSREAGDLVKKLSESIFKLDKYAETFSSKKRRRNDISPGERMDAANLDKIRNQVPRTQDSMAQRSEERKKMLGLNKRVRTPVGDVRGDGRVSTLARQQVIERGSDSPPSIPGETVRIEEKIRRLPVGGEGWETKMKRKRSVATLGNRVMNNSDQRVMQPKPTVDSKLRSCDTQNFRLKSSTGVSGINRLESSFEPESPCMGGVSRNELETVSIARDRSVLAEQRLMDKGNNKRNLQNDSPTNSSTAILKGNVSRAPRTAVVMGIDSSIKVEPPSGVSQGSSAHAMAQWVGQRPKNSRTRRTNVVPPVIKHAESKLSAQGFAASDFSPRASPGTTGPLSVVDSSPLRMKRELKNASSPYGFSESEDSGAGDNKTRDRALASGDLFPTPKTGSPLFPVRKNKMQTSHKGGGAWKQGKSESVSSLTTPGFHPVMVKSENLTLEKPLHNVKIASDKNRSKCGRPPAKKVKDRKPSTRRVSNSISTPDITGESDDDREDIFAAANSARKATNLACSGKFWKKMDHIFAAIXADDMQNIKDQLNFAEELDESLSEAILDGYAIMGIKLPKAPHRPGEGVFDYSGPASSCISDLSFERLDMRKLNESTPLYKRVLSALIEEDDGEEVVQFNGGKNLSLHYASDDSHSGSCTYIDTEFRERDRMEFEVESDFQTPKSCLFDRFSSERSVVSNPLRNGSMSISVHSNEQWTGDDYISHADAALGGGETYLNSLGQFQAREVNVPNFSVSDTQYQLMSLDERLLLELQSIGVFPEAMPDLAEETMSTDVMELKEGIYQQIRNKKKKLEKLNISIQKGKDVEKRKTEQLAMDQLVETAHKKRMASRGNKALKVHKVTRQVALAFIKRTLARCRKFEETGLSCFADPALQDIMFSSPSNDAKSSENGGSGTASNTLNEPSNNQTEAKGSGAVSSTKRREALVDDIIGCASSKVTTSIDSAVLSGGGFRNKNKPKPQEKNNNSKNNENQSRSTTTTTHPTGPISRGTSNRGGVSGDGAAAVDEEAPIDFSKLAFHDLEEMDEQADIGNWFEGLQDIDTAGLDEVPMDDLSFMFG